From a single Micromonospora sp. WMMD1102 genomic region:
- a CDS encoding GMC family oxidoreductase — protein MARPPTPTPTPAADVDFDVVVVGSGFGGSVAALRLAEKGYSVAVLEAGRRFADHELPETSWRIRRFLWAPALGCYGIQRITLLRSAGRRAARRQGGGAAPAKVLVLSGAGVGGGSLVYANTLYEPPPAFYDDPQWKGITDWRAELAPHYDQAKRMLGVTTYPRETGADRAMRAVADRMGVGHTFRATPVGVYLGRPGQRVPDPYFGGAGPERTGCLHCGACMTGCRHGAKNSLVKNYLWLAERLGAEVRPLTTVTAVRPAPSGTGYEIETVRTGAWPVRHRRRIRAGQVVLAAGALQTQRLLHRMRADGALPHLSPRLGTLTRTNSEAILGATVPLRSADRAGVDFTEGVAITSSFHPDPATHVEPVRYGRGANAMGLLQSALVDGGPHRVRRWLGTLARRPLTYLQLLSVRDWSRRTVIALVMQSLDNSLTVRHRRGRLGRSRLVSTAGHGAANPTWIPVGNRAVRLLAEQLGGIPGGSVTEPFDMPVTAHLLGGAVIGASAADGVVDPYHRVFGHPGLHVVDGAAVSANLGVNPSLTIAAQAERAISYWPNRGDPDPRPPLGAPYARIPPAPPRCPAVPADAPGALRWV, from the coding sequence GGGCTACTCGGTCGCCGTCCTGGAGGCCGGGCGGCGGTTCGCCGACCACGAGTTGCCGGAGACCTCCTGGCGGATCCGCCGCTTCCTCTGGGCGCCCGCCCTGGGCTGCTACGGCATCCAGCGGATCACCCTGCTCCGCTCCGCCGGCCGCCGAGCCGCCAGGCGACAGGGCGGCGGCGCGGCCCCGGCGAAGGTGCTGGTCCTCTCCGGTGCGGGTGTCGGCGGCGGCTCGCTCGTCTATGCCAACACCCTCTACGAGCCGCCGCCCGCGTTCTACGACGATCCACAGTGGAAGGGGATAACCGACTGGCGGGCTGAACTCGCCCCCCACTACGACCAGGCGAAACGGATGCTCGGCGTCACGACGTACCCGCGGGAGACCGGCGCGGACCGGGCGATGCGGGCGGTGGCCGACCGGATGGGGGTCGGGCACACCTTCCGGGCCACCCCGGTCGGCGTCTATCTCGGCCGGCCGGGACAGCGGGTCCCCGACCCCTACTTCGGCGGGGCGGGGCCGGAACGCACCGGCTGCCTGCACTGCGGCGCCTGCATGACCGGTTGCCGGCACGGCGCCAAGAACAGCCTGGTCAAGAACTACCTCTGGCTGGCCGAGCGGCTCGGCGCCGAGGTCCGGCCGCTGACCACGGTGACCGCGGTCCGGCCAGCGCCGTCGGGCACCGGTTACGAGATCGAGACGGTACGCACCGGAGCCTGGCCGGTCCGGCACCGCCGCCGCATCCGGGCCGGTCAGGTGGTCCTCGCGGCCGGCGCGTTGCAGACCCAGCGGCTGCTGCACCGGATGCGCGCCGACGGGGCGCTGCCGCACCTGTCGCCCCGGCTCGGCACCCTGACCCGGACCAACTCGGAGGCGATCCTCGGCGCCACCGTGCCGCTGCGCAGCGCCGACCGGGCCGGCGTCGACTTCACCGAAGGGGTGGCGATCACCAGCTCCTTCCACCCCGACCCGGCCACCCACGTCGAGCCGGTGCGCTACGGCCGGGGCGCCAACGCGATGGGGCTGCTCCAGTCCGCCCTGGTCGACGGCGGTCCGCACCGGGTCCGGCGCTGGCTCGGCACGCTGGCCCGGCGACCGCTGACCTACCTGCAACTGCTCTCGGTCCGGGACTGGTCCCGGCGTACCGTGATCGCGCTCGTCATGCAGTCGCTGGACAACTCCCTCACGGTGCGGCACCGGCGCGGGCGGCTGGGTCGGAGCCGGCTGGTCAGCACCGCCGGGCACGGCGCCGCCAACCCCACCTGGATCCCGGTCGGCAACCGGGCGGTCCGGCTGCTCGCCGAGCAGCTCGGCGGGATCCCCGGCGGGTCGGTGACCGAGCCGTTCGACATGCCGGTCACCGCACACCTGCTCGGCGGTGCGGTGATCGGGGCCAGCGCCGCCGACGGGGTGGTCGACCCGTACCACCGGGTCTTCGGGCACCCGGGGCTGCACGTGGTGGACGGGGCGGCGGTCTCGGCCAACCTGGGGGTGAACCCGTCGCTGACCATCGCGGCCCAGGCGGAACGTGCCATCTCGTACTGGCCGAACCGGGGTGACCCGGATCCCCGACCGCCACTCGGCGCGCCGTACGCCCGGATTCCACCGGCACCGCCGCGCTGCCCGGCGGTGCCGGCAGACGCTCCAGGCGCGCTGCGCTGGGTGTAA